From one Dyella sp. 2HG41-7 genomic stretch:
- a CDS encoding HAD-IB family phosphatase, whose protein sequence is MTAWNILCDFDGTISVEDVIDSLLDRFGRPGWEALEQDWRAGRIGSRDCMSGQVALLDMTSEELDEHLDGLWIDHAFPAFVAQATQLQTPIRVVSDGLDYAIHRILGRYGLDHLPLAANHLAPATPPREWQLTSPFQAAGCRSGTCKCACVGEARNTGGKTLLIGDGASDFCAADRVDFVFAKHRLIEHCRAAGIPYVPITGFEDALELLPRLLDGSLLAEHERRVLPAVSNF, encoded by the coding sequence GTGACCGCCTGGAACATCCTCTGCGATTTTGACGGAACCATCTCCGTCGAAGACGTTATCGACTCGCTGCTGGATCGTTTCGGCCGTCCCGGTTGGGAAGCCCTGGAGCAGGATTGGCGCGCCGGCCGCATCGGTTCGCGCGATTGCATGAGCGGGCAGGTAGCCTTGCTCGATATGACGTCCGAGGAACTCGACGAGCACCTCGACGGCCTGTGGATCGACCACGCCTTCCCGGCCTTCGTGGCGCAAGCCACCCAACTGCAGACGCCGATCCGCGTCGTCAGCGACGGTCTGGACTACGCCATTCATCGCATTCTCGGTCGCTACGGGCTGGATCACCTGCCGCTGGCGGCCAACCATCTTGCGCCGGCCACGCCGCCGCGCGAGTGGCAACTCACTTCACCGTTCCAAGCCGCAGGCTGCCGCAGCGGTACGTGCAAATGCGCGTGCGTGGGTGAGGCGCGCAACACGGGTGGCAAAACGTTGTTGATCGGCGACGGCGCATCGGATTTCTGCGCTGCCGATCGCGTGGACTTTGTTTTCGCCAAGCATCGCCTGATCGAGCATTGCCGCGCCGCCGGCATTCCGTACGTGCCGATCACCGGCTTCGAGGATGCGCTGGAGCTGTTGCCGCGCTTGCTCGATGGCAGCTTGCTGGCCGAACACGAGCGTCGTGTACTGCCGGCTGTTTCAAATTTCTAA